From one Rhodamnia argentea isolate NSW1041297 chromosome 1, ASM2092103v1, whole genome shotgun sequence genomic stretch:
- the LOC125314926 gene encoding BAHD acyltransferase At5g47980-like, with translation MTIELKVQVVAKETIGPSSPTPHHLRSVKLSVFDQLAPILYTSVLLFYTSNANTSSRHRSSCLKSSLSNVLTRFYPLAGRIRDNLSVDCDDGGAEFVDAKVNLPLSHILDCPCPVLLRKLLPIDMESPEASAGCLLLVQANAFGCGGLAVGVCVSHKIADASTLSTFIKAWSAASAELLGNVIVDIEFPPLDTASARFPPQVELAAMSPTVVLPKARCVTRRYVLDPAKITPLAASEAVPEPTQVEAVVALVWKCVARASRTNDPRRPSLLSQAVNLRGRLAEPLPETTVGNFVGGFKVEIPPQADEREMELKKLVSDMREAKREYFENYTPRLSGGGVSCMAILEAATEFATLINSGAVDFYNCSSWCGLGLYEAADFGWGRPAWISSAGVEYKNSIVLVDARGGGLIEVWLTLSRGDMDALDADEELLRFASLNPTVCGSCIA, from the coding sequence ATGACAATCGAATTGAAGGTCCAGGTCGTGGCTAAAGAAACCATCGGACCGTCGTCGCCAACGCCACACCACCTCAGGAGTGTCAAGCTCTCTGTCTTCGACCAACTCGCTCCCATCCTCTACACCTCCGTCCTCCTCTTCTACACCTCCAACGCAAACACTTCGTCTCGCCACCGATCGAGCTGTCTCAAGTCGTCGCTGTCGAACGTGCTCACTCGCTTCTACCCCCTCGCGGGAAGGATCAGGGACAATCTCTCCGTCGACTGCGATGACGGCGGCGCCGAGTTCGTCGACGCCAAAGTCAACCTCCCTCTCTCCCACATCCTTGACTGCCCTTGCCCGGTCTTGCTGCGTAAGCTCCTCCCGATTGACATGGAGTCGCCTGAGGCCTCCGCCGGCTGCCTCTTGCTTGTCCAGGCCAATGCCTTTGGCTGTGGTGGCCTCGCGGTCGGGGTCTGCGTTTCCCACAAGATCGCTGACGCCTCCACCCTAAGCACCTTCATCAAGGCGTGGTCCGCCGCCAGCGCCGAGCTCCTCGGCAATGTCATCGTTGATATTGAATTCCCGCCGCTTGACACGGCGTCAGCACGGTTCCCACCACAGGTAGAATTGGCTGCCATGTCACCCACGGTGGTGCTCCCGAAGGCGAGGTGCGTGACGAGGAGGTACGTGCTCGACCCGGCCAAGATCACCCCGCTTGCTGCCAGTGAGGCTGTGCCGGAGCCAACCCAGGTGGAGGCCGTGGTGGCCCTCGTGTGGAAGTGTGTAGCCCGCGCTTCAAGGACGAACGACCCCAGGCGGCCGTCACTGCTTTCTCAAGCGGTGAACCTCCGGGGGCGGCTCGCAGAGCCGCTCCCAGAGACCACGGTCGGGAATTTTGTCGGGGGATTCAAGGTGGAGATCCCGCCCCAAGCAGATGAGAGGGAGATGGAGCTGAAGAAGTTGGTGAGCGACATGAGGGAGGCGAAGAGGGAGTACTTCGAGAACTACACGCCAAGGCTAAGCGGCGGCGGAGTAAGCTGCATGGCGATACTCGAGGCTGCTACCGAGTTCGCCACGCTGATCAACAGCGGAGCTGTCGACTTCTACAACTGCAGCAGCTGGTGCGGGCTCGGGCTCTACGAGGCCGCTGACTTCGGGTGGGGGAGGCCGGCGTGGATCAGCTCCGCGGGCGTGGAGTACAAGAACAGCATTGTCCTGGTGGACGCGAGGGGCGGTGGCCTGATCGAGGTCTGGCTGACGCTGAGCCGAGGGGACATGGACGCGCTCGACGCCGACGAGGAGCTGCTCCGGTTCGCTTCCTTAAACCCCACCGTCTGCGGCTCGTGCATTGCCTGA